The Deinococcus malanensis DNA segment GTCTGCGGGCCCAGGCTCTTGCGGTCGTGCTCACCGGTGGCCGCGATGATCAGGGTCTCTGCCAGACAGGCCGGCACCGCGCCTTCCCCAAACTGGAGGTCGATGTTGCTGGTCATGCCACCAGGCGGGCGGACCACACCACCGGGAATGATGCGCACACCAGGGACCTTTTCGACGCTCTCATCCACGTCGGCCGGGCGGCCCTCATCGAAAATCCAGGCGCCGGGTTTGACGTGCTGCGGAAAAATCACCGGGTTGGGGTCGCTGGTCGCGCTGAAGATCAGGTCCGCTTCCTTGAGGGTGTCGTAGCTGGTGGTCGTGACGATCTCGGTGTCTTTGTTGGCCCGGCGCAGGGTGGCGGCACTGCGTTCTAGGCGCTCCATGTCGCGTCCGATCATGATCAGGCGACCGACCTGGGGCGCGATGGTCCGCGCGATCCCGAAGGCAACGACCCCGTTTGCGCCGACGATCCCAGCGGTGGCAGCCTTGAGGTCCCGCCCGGTCTCCTGGAAATGTAGCAGGATGCCTGGAATAGCGGCCTTGATGGTTCCCGAGGTGTAGGCGCCGCCGTTGGTGACGGTGATTTCTGGCACCGCTGCCTGTACGTCTACCCCCTTGTTGCCTACCACTGACCAGAAAGCACCCAGGCCAAAGACCTCGGCGCCCAGTTCATGAGCCAGACGCGCCCCCTCGATGGCGCGCTGGGTCGCCAGTTCCGGCTGGTCGCGGAACACGTCGGGGAGCAGCGGGCTCGACAGTAGGTAACAGCGGATGGCCTTGCCATCAGCCGTGCGGATGCCGCGCAGTTCCCCCACCTTCATGGGACGCAGCCTCTCGGCCATCTGCCGGACACTGACCTCACTGACCACGCCACGTTCCACCAGGGGCCGCAACCACGCAAAGCGCTGGGCAGACCAGAAGTTTTCCAGGGTCATGGGGTGAATCATGAACGCCGCCACGACCTCGTCGCTGCGTTTGCCGGCCAGCGGCACCTCGTCGCCGAAGCGCGGCTCCGTGCCGTCCAGGATGCGGCCCAGGTTTTCCTTGAAGCGCCAGGTGGCCGTCACCAGCAGCCCCAGCGCCGCCAGCCGGGCGGGGACTCCCACCGGCACCACCAGCATGGCCAAAGTAAAGGCCAGCAGCCCACCCAGCGTCGCGGTGCTGACAAAACCCCAGTAGCCGGTCAGGCCCGCATAGACCAGCACGGGCAGCAGGGCCACCCAGAAAGGCACAGCGTCCGTGACGGGCAGGGCCGCCAGGGTCCCCAGCAGCACCAGGTTGCCCCGACCGCGGGGTGCGGTGTTGCCGAACAGAGCCCGTGGCGGGTTGAGATGACCCAGATAGGCCGCCAACGCTGCCAGGACCGTCAGGTCCGGTCGCTGAAGGCTGGACGCCATCAGTACGGCAGTGAAACCCTTGAAAAAATCCAGTGATGCCGAAGCGAAAGCGAGTCCTGGACCAACGCGCCTCAGTACGTTCTCGACACCCAGGTTGTGGGCGTTGTTGAGCCGGACGTTGATGCCCGCGCGGGTCAGCAGCGCGTGACCTACGGGAACGCTCCCCACAAGAAAAGCCACCAGCAGGAGAAGCGCGGACAGAAACAACATGCCGGGCATTCTAGACCAGCTGCGCCGGCAGGCAGCGGGTGTTCAGAGCGTAGGCACGCGTCTACCGGTTACAGCTCATCGTCTGGTGGTTTACAGGTCGTGGGCGTGATCCTGTTCCCAGACCAGATCGCGCAGAACCCAGCCACTGCCGGGAAAACGCAGCCCGAGGCGCAGTTCCCCGAGCAGGTATTCACGCACTGCATGCACGTCCAGGCCGGCTTCGACCAGATCCCCGAGGTTGCGTTCGCCGTCCAGCTCCCGGGCTACGGGATGCAGGTTGGCGCGCTGTCCTGCGGGCATCATGCGCAGACCGTACCAGGCGAAGCGGTCAACCGGCTCCATGCGGCCCTCACGCACGGCGTCGGTGACGAGCTGGGCCACCTCGAAGAGAGGAACTTCGGACTCGCGCGACGCGGCGCGGATGCTCAGCCCATCTTCCCGGTCGAACAGGCCCATTTCACCTCGGAAGTAGCGGCTCGGGCTGCCGATCACGGCACACAGCGTTTCCCACTCGTCACTGGCACGCGCCCAGTCGGTGGTGAAGTGCTCATAGGGGCCCATGGGCGTGCCCGTGACCTCGCGAGGCACGAACTGAAAGGACCCGGACTCGGGCAGCAGAGGCGCCGCCTGAAGGGCCTCACGACCCATCCAGTCGATGATGCCTCCAGCGACGATCTCGCCCTGCTGGAAGGCCACCGTAAACGGCACATTCGTCTGCACGTCCAGGACGCCGGTCTGACGGGTGGCATGCACCAGTTCCAGCACGCCCAGGAGCGGAAGATCAGTCAGCAAACCCTGCATTGCCGCCTAGCCTAGCACCCGGCAGGGACCCCGGAAAGCCGGTCGCTGTCGGGGGTACTCTGTGGGTGGGTCAGATCGGCCCACGCTCCCCCCAGTTGCGACGCTACATCCGTGGCGCTCAGACCGTAGCCGTGAAGCTGACCGGCTCGCTCGCCAGCCCGTGCATGCAACCGGACCCCCGCCACAGCCGCCTGCACCGGAACCAGACCCTGACCCAGCAACGATGCCAGGATGCCGGACAGGGTGTCTCCCATTCCCGCGCTGGCCATACCCGGATGCCCCCCGCAGGCGACACTCAGGCCGCCTGAATGTGCAATCACGCTGGGCCCGCCCTTGAGCACGACCACTCCGCCGAGCCGCTCCTGCAGGGTCCGGGCGGCATCCAGCGGATGGCGGGTGAGCTCTGGGGTCGACGTGTCCAGCAGGCGGGCGGCTTCACCGGGATGGGGGGTCCACACGCATAAGTCGTGCCCCAGGCCAGTCAGTTCCGGTTGCAGGGCGTCGGCGTCCAGAACGGTGGGAATATTCCAGGCCAGCACCTCGCGCGCGACCCTGGCAGCGTCCGGACCCAGACCCATGCCCACCGCCACGGCGTCGGGGCGGCGGGTGCCGAAGCTCCTGAACGCCGCGTCCCACGCCTCATGTCGGTGCATCATCAGTTCCGGCATCACCAGCGGGACATCGGCGGTCGAATGCACAGTGACCAGTCCAGCCCCAGCCCGCAGGGCGCCGGCACCAGCCAGTGACGCCGCCCCCACGGTTCCCGGATGACCGCCCAGGACCCAGACGTGCCCAGCCGTTCCTTTGTGCGCGTCGTTGCGGCGCACCGGCAGCATGGCTCCCACCTCACGGTCACTGGGGCGCACCGCCAGGGCCTGCTCCTGCACCCAGGGCGCTGGAACCGTCAGGGCCACGAGGGTCACGGCTCCGGCGCGCGCCGCCGCTTCTCCGAACATCAGCGCTGGCTTCCACCCCATCAGGGTCACGGTGCGATGTGCGTGGACCGACAGCCCGGCAGCCTGGGCGCTGTGGGCATCCAGGCCACTGGGGATATCGATACTCAGGACCGGGCAGTGCGCCGCATTGATGATGTGGATCAGCTCGTCGAGCGGAGCGCGCAGAGGCGGAGCAAATCCGGTGCCGAGGAGGCCATCGACCAGCACAGCGGCGTCTTGGGCGGACCGGTGCAGCGCCGCTGGGCGGAGCGGGCGGCACTGCACACCCACGGCCTGCAGGCGGCGCCGGTTGAGCTGTGTCAGCCGGTGACGGGCCGGCAAGGCCAGAACCTCGACCTCACGGCCCTGTACATACAGGTGTCTGGCGGCCACCAGCGCGTCGCCACCATTGGCACCAGTGCCGGCCAGCAGCAGCACGCGACCGGCAGGAACCTGCTGCTGAACCTCACCGGCTACAGCTGCCCCGGCTTCTTCCATAGCCAGGTCCAGCAGCCCGGCGCTCTCCAGACGCCGGTCCACTGCGGCGGCCTGCGCGGCCGTGAGTACATATGCAGGCATTCTGTGCCGCTTCTCCGGTCAGCCGCCGGCCGAGCGCATCAGAAGCACCACAGCCAGAACCAGGACCACCAGGAACACCCAGCGCATGTTCCTGAGTACCGGACTGCGGGTAAACTGCTCTTTCATGTCCGCCCGCGTGTCTTCCTGAGAACGCCTGACGCTCAGGCGTTGTCCCCGCCGGATGGCTGCCACCGACTCGCTGACCTTGCCCTGGCGGCGCAGCGCCACCCCGAGGTTATGGTGCCCGCCGTCATAGTCGGGGTTCAGGTCTATGACCTCGCGGTAGCGCTTTTCGGCGCTGACCAGATCGCCAGCTTCCAGGTCCAGATTTCCCAGGTTGGTCAGCGCCCGGTAGTGCCTGGGATCGGCCTGCAGGGCCTCTTCCAGCCGCATGCGGCCCTGATCGGCGTCTCCCAGCAGGGCACTCAGGATGCCCTGCATATTCAGCGCCTCAGCACGTGTCAGCGGATGGGACAGCGCGGGTGCCAGGCCCGTGGCCAGTGCGGCCGGGTCGGTCTCCTTCTGCAGGCCGTCGAGCCCCGCGAGTGCGGTTTCCAGAAGCTCTGGCGGCGCGGCGAGACGGACCACCTCGCGCTCCGGGGCCTGAACGGGAGCTCTGCCCAGGGCCTCGCGGTAGCCGTCCAGGGTGCCTCGGGCCTTGGAATAGCGGCGGGCACGAATCTGTTCCTGAAACCCGGTCAGCAGTTCAAGCGCTTCCTGGACGTCCACGTCCATCTGCTGGGCTCGGGCGACCTGCGCAGCACGCCCCCATTCACCGGCCCGTACCAGTGCCCCCAGGGTCAGGGGTGGAGCAGGCGGTGCTGATTCCAACAGTTCAGGTGAGTTCTGGGCAGCGGGAAGGGGCCCGCTCTGCCCGGAACGGACGGGGTCACTCATGGCGGAGAGTATACTGACGCGCCCAACTGGCCGCCGTACCGCCTGCCCATTGTGAGCCGTGTCTCTGGTTCGTTGTGCATGCCACGACTACCCAGGCACACCTTTCCCCTGACTTCTGCTGGAGACCCCGTGACCCTGCCTGATCCTGCTTCATCTACCACCGACCCTGCTGCCGAAACAAAAGAGGCGCCGCTGTACTCGCCTGCGCGGGTCCGTGAACTGCTGAACAGGCATGGGCTGAAACCCACCAAAAGCCTGGGGCAGAATTTTCTGATCGATGGGAACATTCTGCGGGCCATCGCTGAGGCTGGCGGGGCACAGCCAGGCGCTCATATTCTCGAGGTTGGCCCGGGGCTGGGCGTGCTGACCCGTGAAATTGCCTCGCGCGGCGCCCATGTCACGGCCCTGGAAAAGGATGAGCGGCTGCGCCCGGCTCTGGCCGAAACGCTTGCGGGGCTGGATGTGGAGCTGGTCTGGGGCGACGCACTGGACTTCGACTATGCCAGCCTGCCCGAGGGCACCCGCGTGATCGCCAATCTCCCGTACTACATCACGGGGGTGCTGCTCTCGCGCTTCATGCATGCGCCCGGGATCGTGTCTGCGACGGTGCTGGTGCAAAAAGAGGTGGGCCAGCGCCTTGCTGCCCGGCCCGGCGAAGATGCGTACGGCTTTCTGAGTGCGCTGGCGGCCCTGCACGGCAGCGTCCGGCATGTCAGGGACGTTCCCAAAGGCGCGTTTTTGCCGGCGCCGGACGTGACCAGCAGCGTGATCCGGCTGGACTTTGACCGCAGCCGGCCGGCCCCTGAAGCTGCCCTCCTGAAGTTCGTGGAAGGTGCCCTGCACCACCGCCGCAAGACCCTGCGCAATAACCTGCGCATGATCGGACATGAGGGAGCCGCCATTGACGCGGCCCTGGGCACGGTCGGCCTGCGTCCGGATGTGCGTGCCGAGGACGTGCCGCTGAGCGGACTTGAAGGCGTGGCACGGCACCTGGGCGTGGTACGGTAACAGCCAAGAATCCCGATCCGCCTGCCTAACCCTGAATGTGTGGGCCGCGCCGCCGGCCCGGAGGACCATGTGAAGTTCTACGTTATCGGTGATGTCACCGTCGACCACCTGTACCACCTAGACCGCCTTCCCGCCCCCGGCGAGGAAGTCGCTCCCCTACGCGCCAGCATGGAGCCGGGTGGCGCCGGCGGAACCATCAGCGTGACCCTGGCGCGACTTGGGCACACCGTGACCCTGGCCGCCCGTGTGGGTGCCGATCCGTTTGCCGAGTACGCCCTGAGTCACGTTCGCCAGACCGGCGTCAGTGAAAGCGCCATTCAGCGCGACCCGGAAGTGCTGACCAGCACCATTACGGTCATGCAGACCGCAACTGGTCAGCGCGCCATGATCAGTGACGGCGCGGCCAACCGCCTGCTTGATCCGGCCAAGCTCAAGAAAAAGGATGTCGAAGGCGCCGACGCCCTGATCGTCAGTGCCTACAGCCTGACCGAAGGTCCCCAGCGTGAGTACGCCAGCAAGGCCATTGACCTGGCCCGGGGCGCCAAGAGCCCGGTTCCGGTCTTTATCGATCTGGGAGCCGGCGCGGTCAACCGGGCCGGGACGAGCCTGCTCGGCAGCGTGATCCAGGCCGACTACCTGATGCTCAACCAGCACGAACTGCTGGCCCTGACCGGAACCAACAGCATCAGCGCGGCCCTGGCCCAGCTCGGCAGCCAGGGTGCCCAGCGGGTGATTGTCAAGGTCGGCAAGATGGGTTCGATCGTCTGGACCCCTACCGAAACGGAACTGGTGGACGCCGTTGCGTTGGAGGAAAATCTGGTCGATTCCACCGGAGCCGGCGACACCTTCACCGGGGCCTTTGCCCACGCCGTGATGACCGGAGCGTCGCTGGCCGAAGCGGCGCGCGCAGCTAACGCGGCCGGCGCCCTTTCGGTGACCAGTTTCGGGGCCCAGGAACGGCCTATTACCCCGGCGGACCTGGCTCAGGTGCTCAAGAAGTAAGGTTGGCGCTACCCCAGTGACAGCGAGGTGATCCTGCCCAGGACCACCTCGCTGCTACATGACCCGGCTCTGAAACACCATCACCTCGCTGTGGGTGTCCAGGGGCCCCCCCTGAAAGCTGCCGGTGACCTTGGGCGACTCGAATCCCGCGAAGCGCAGCAGCCATTCGACCTCGTAGCGCGTGTAGTACCGCTGGGTCAGGGTGTAGTGCTGCCGGGTCAGGCAGCCATCCGGCTGGGTGGTGTCCACGTGGTACTCGGTGGTGATGTGCTGCCGGGCCTTGTCGTGCCGCTGGACCAGAAAGACGTCACGGCGCGACCCGTCCGGGGCGTGAAACGTTTCGCCTTCATGGCGCAGGGTATTCATCTTCCCGAAGCGTGGCACGTACAGGTCAAACACGAAGGGGGTGCCGGGTGCAGCGTGGGCCCGCAGGTTTTCCAGGGCCTGCAGCTGCTCATTGGGCGTGTACAGGTGCATCAGGGCATTAAACGGGGCAATCAGCAGGGAAAACTGCTCGTCCAGCCGGAAAGTGCGCACGTCGCCCTGCACAAACTGTGACTGGAGCCCGTCATGCGCAGCCCGGTTCCGGGCGCGCTCGATCATGCGGGCACTGGGCTCCAGGCCAACGACATCCACCCCTTTTCGGGCCAGGAACGTGGTCACCCGTCCGGTGCCGGCCCCGACTTCCAGGACCTTTCCTCCCGCCCGCTGTGCCACGCCGGCATAGAAGTGCAGGTCGTCCCGGTAAAGGTCGTACTGGTGGTCGTACAAGTCGGCGAACTGGTCGTAATTCACGTGCGTCAGTATGGCTGGCTCAGTCACCGTACCGGGCCAGGAAGGCCTTCCGGCTCAGGATACTCAGCTTGGGCTGGGGCGCACCCGGCACGCTGCCGTAACCACGGCGCAGCATGTTGGCCCACCGCTGGAGCCGCCGGGTATCGGCAGGTGGCAGTTCCACGGTCTCGAAACCCAGTGCCGCGAGCAGGCTCGAGAGGGCCGACAGGCAGAACACCACCTCGGTGCCTTGCAGGTCAGGGCGTGTCTGCAGGTCCCGGGCCACTGCCCGGAAATCCTCGCGCGCCAGACGGACACTGCGGCGTAAGCCGAGGTCCACCAGGAGGGGGTTGTTGACGTGAAATTCAGCTGCTGGTGTGCCCTGTTCAATCAGGGTACCGTCCGCATGCCGGATACCCTGCAACGGAAAGCCCACACGACCTGTGCGAAACAGGTTGTCCGCGCGCCCTTCGGTGGGCTGGACCCGGTGCAACCGGTCGAACGCCGCGTCAAGCGTGATAAACAGCCGTCGTCTGAGGCCCACGGCATCGAGAGGAACCGCGCCGTCTAGCTCGCGGAGAGGCACGCAGCGGTAACCTCGGGCCCGCAATTGCTTGAGCAGCACGGGAAGGGCCATAACCGTGGTCTGCACTCCTGGTCCGGCGTCGTGCAGTACCACCACGGCGCCCGGCGTGACCTGCGCCAGCACCCGGTCGGTCACCCCGGCTGGCGTCCGGGCGGGGTCCCAGTCCCGCGCTTCCACGCTCCAGTGGGCGCCAGTCAGTCCCGCGGCGCGCTGACCAAGCACCGTTGCCAGCGTGTAAGCCCCATGTGGGGGTCGGTGAAACCTCACCGGCTGACCAGTAATTGCCGCGATACGCCGGGCCGCTCGACCAGGGTCCAGGAACGCGTCCCAGGGCGCACGCAGCCAGGCATGTACGTGACGGGCCGCGTGCGCGGCCACCTCGTGCCCCTCATCGAGCATGCGGCGGGTCAGCTCCGGGTAGGCCTCGGCCCGGTCTGCCATGACAAAAAAAGTAGCCTGAGCCTGGGCGTCATGCAGGGCGTCGAGGACAGCTGGAGTCGTCAGCGGATCGGGGCCATCATCGAATGTCAGGGCGAGTTCACGCCGCTCCCGGCGGCCTTCGCGGATCAGACCAGCGCCGGCCAGCTGCACCAGCAGATACGGCAGCCCCACATAGAGAAGCAGGACACCGCTCATCAGAAATGACACCCGCCGTTTCACGCGCGTCCCAGATGCCGCAGCAGCGCGGCCGCCACCCGGTCGGCCGCGTCGGGTCGGCCCACGGCGCGGGCGCACCGGCTCATGCGTTCATGTTCCTCTGCGTCCAGGGCGCGCAGCACGGTGCCGCGCAGGTCGCGGCGCTCGCGGACCCACACGCCGGCGTCGTGCCGCTCCAGAAAGTCGGCGTTGTGCTCCTCCTGACCCGGAATCGGCCCGAACACCACCATGGGCACGCCTAATGCCGTCGCCTCGGCCACCGTCAGGCCACCGGCCTTACCCACCACCAGATCGGACGCCGCCAGCAGTTCGGGAAAATCGGTGGTGTGTCCCAGATGGTGGATGGTCGCGCCTCCAGACTGTTTCACCCCCCGCCCCCGGGCCCCGGCCAGCAGCAGCACCTGCACCCGCCGCCCGAGGTTGCTCAACTCCGCCAGCAATGGACCCAGGGCGCGGTAGTCGCCATTTCCGCCGCCCGAGACCAGCAGCAGGGGCACGTCGGACCGCAGCCCGTGTTTCGCTCGCAGTGCGGCTTTGTCCGCCCCGATCAATCCGCGGAAGCGCGCATGGATGGGAATGCCCGTAACCACCACCTTCGCCGGGTCCGCGCCACGGGCCACCATCTGCCGGGCGGTTTCGTCGGAGGCCACCATGGTCAGTTCCGCCTCTGGTCTGATCCAGTGGCGGTGGGCACGGTAATCCGTGACGACCAGGGCGTTGACGAACGACTGTCCGGTCCTGCGCCGAACGGTGTCTGCCAGCGGAACCGAGGACCAGTAACTGCTGACCACCAGTTCTGGTCTGGTCTGCTCCAGGTCGCGCTGCATGCCGCGCAGGCCGACCCATCGGCAGAAGCTGACGATCAGGCTGAAGGGCCGGTCGTGGTCCGTCCCGTGGTAGAACCACGCGTACAGCCACGGTGCGTAGCGCAGTTCGAAGGCGTACAGATCCACGGTCCATATCCGCTCGGTCGGCCCCAGGTAGGCGACCGCGTCACCCTGCCGGGTTTCAAGGGGCACGCCGCGCTCCTGCAGCGCCTGCTGTACGGCCAGCTGCGCCTGATGATGCCCCGAGCCGATGGACGCCGTGACGAACAGCGTCCGCAGGGGCCCGGGCAGGTCAGGTTTTTCCGGCCGGGTCACGCCCGCCTCAGCATCCAGAGTCCCGCCAGGGCAAATACGATGTTGGCCAGCCACACCCCTACCTCCGGAAGGGCCGGCATGGCCGACGCCACGGTCAGCCCCACGAAGAACAGCAGATAGTACGCCACCGCGATCAGCAGCGCGATGCCCAGACTGACCCCCAGGGTGCGACCGAAGCGCAGCGCAAAGGGCAGGGCGGAAAGGGCCAGCACGAGGTTGGCGAACGGCAGTGCCAGCTTGCGGTTGAGGTTGACCCGCGCCGCCTGCCGCTCGCTGGCTTTCACGCCGGGTGCGGTCAGGGCGGTGATCAGTTCGGGCCAGCCTTCGCTGTCGGCACCGATGGCGTCGGCGTACTGGGCGAGGGTCTGCTTGCGGCTCAGGCCGGTATCGACCTTCAGGGTGTCGGTGGTTTTTTCCGGAATCACCACGCTGGGGAAGACATTTTGTACCGCTTCACGAAACGCCAGCGGGTTGTTTTCTGGAACCCGGGTCAACTGGGCAGCCGCCTCATAATCCACGGTATAGACCTGATAACCACTCAGGGCCAGTTCGTTGTTCTCGAAGGTTCCCTTGTCGGCAAAGATCAGCGTGGCCTGCCGCGGAGCATCTGCACTCCATTTTTCCACGCGGACACGGTGCAACTCCCGGCTCTTGGCGTCGTACGCTCCCAGGGCCAGTGTCAGTCCGCCGCCCAGGTCCACGGTCTTCCCGACCAGTTGCGAGAGGCCGGCGCCCGTCAGCGCGTCCCAGTACAGGCCCCGCGTTTCCACATTGGCCTTGGGCGCGATCCACAGGCTCAGCCACAGCGCCAACGCCGTCACTATCCCGGCCACCAGCCCCACGGGCCGGGCCACCCGCCCCAGCCCGATGCCCCCGGACTGCACGGCCACCAGCTCACGTTCGGTGCTCATGCGACCGAAGGCCACCACGGTCATCAGCACGATGGCCATGGGAAAGACCTTGACCAGCGTGTCCGGCACCTGATAGGCGATCCACCGGCCGACCAGCCCCAGTGGGACGCCGGCCAGCCACTGGCTGGAAATGAAAAAATAACCGAAGCTCAGCACGGCCGTAAACAACATGATGCCCGCCAGCAGCGGCGGAATCAGCTCGGCAGTCACGTAGCGGGTCAGGCGGGTCACTGGAGAGCCCCACACAGGCACACACACGAGGAAGGCGCTGGGAAAAGAGTGGAGAACAGCATTCCCTTTACCCTAGCGCCCAGTCGAGGCAGTCGTCTCACCCTTTGGACAGGGCAAACAGGATCGTAGCTTCTACGGCCAGCTCACCGTTCACCTCGGCGCGGCAGGTGGTCTTGCCCAGGCCACGGCGCGCGAACTCCAGTTTGGCGTGCAGGTGAAGCTGGTCACCCGGAACCACCTTGCGCTTGAACCGGGCGCTCTCGATCCCGGCAAGGTACCCGACCGTGCCGGGTTCCAGGCTCTCGTGCATGCAGAAAAAGCTCGCCTGGGCCAGGGCCTCGATCATCAGCACGCCGGGCATCACCGGCTCCTGCGGAAAGTGACCCGGGAAAAAGGGTTCGTTGAAGGTGACGTTCTTGATGGCGTGTACTTCACCGTTCTCGACGCTCAGCACGCGGTCTACCAGCATAAAGGGAAAGCGGTGAGGCAGGGTTTTAAGCACGTCCTGAATCATGATCGGGTCCATTGGGGTCCTCCTGAAAAGGCAAAGAAAAGGGCCGGAGCCTGTAGCGGCCCCGGCCTGACGCGGCGCGTGGG contains these protein-coding regions:
- a CDS encoding glycerol-3-phosphate acyltransferase, giving the protein MLFLSALLLLVAFLVGSVPVGHALLTRAGINVRLNNAHNLGVENVLRRVGPGLAFASASLDFFKGFTAVLMASSLQRPDLTVLAALAAYLGHLNPPRALFGNTAPRGRGNLVLLGTLAALPVTDAVPFWVALLPVLVYAGLTGYWGFVSTATLGGLLAFTLAMLVVPVGVPARLAALGLLVTATWRFKENLGRILDGTEPRFGDEVPLAGKRSDEVVAAFMIHPMTLENFWSAQRFAWLRPLVERGVVSEVSVRQMAERLRPMKVGELRGIRTADGKAIRCYLLSSPLLPDVFRDQPELATQRAIEGARLAHELGAEVFGLGAFWSVVGNKGVDVQAAVPEITVTNGGAYTSGTIKAAIPGILLHFQETGRDLKAATAGIVGANGVVAFGIARTIAPQVGRLIMIGRDMERLERSAATLRRANKDTEIVTTTSYDTLKEADLIFSATSDPNPVIFPQHVKPGAWIFDEGRPADVDESVEKVPGVRIIPGGVVRPPGGMTSNIDLQFGEGAVPACLAETLIIAATGEHDRKSLGPQTLSENINFFVDQADKLGFTVVD
- a CDS encoding DUF4388 domain-containing protein, which translates into the protein MQGLLTDLPLLGVLELVHATRQTGVLDVQTNVPFTVAFQQGEIVAGGIIDWMGREALQAAPLLPESGSFQFVPREVTGTPMGPYEHFTTDWARASDEWETLCAVIGSPSRYFRGEMGLFDREDGLSIRAASRESEVPLFEVAQLVTDAVREGRMEPVDRFAWYGLRMMPAGQRANLHPVARELDGERNLGDLVEAGLDVHAVREYLLGELRLGLRFPGSGWVLRDLVWEQDHAHDL
- a CDS encoding NAD(P)H-hydrate dehydratase; the protein is MPAYVLTAAQAAAVDRRLESAGLLDLAMEEAGAAVAGEVQQQVPAGRVLLLAGTGANGGDALVAARHLYVQGREVEVLALPARHRLTQLNRRRLQAVGVQCRPLRPAALHRSAQDAAVLVDGLLGTGFAPPLRAPLDELIHIINAAHCPVLSIDIPSGLDAHSAQAAGLSVHAHRTVTLMGWKPALMFGEAAARAGAVTLVALTVPAPWVQEQALAVRPSDREVGAMLPVRRNDAHKGTAGHVWVLGGHPGTVGAASLAGAGALRAGAGLVTVHSTADVPLVMPELMMHRHEAWDAAFRSFGTRRPDAVAVGMGLGPDAARVAREVLAWNIPTVLDADALQPELTGLGHDLCVWTPHPGEAARLLDTSTPELTRHPLDAARTLQERLGGVVVLKGGPSVIAHSGGLSVACGGHPGMASAGMGDTLSGILASLLGQGLVPVQAAVAGVRLHARAGERAGQLHGYGLSATDVASQLGGAWADLTHPQSTPDSDRLSGVPAGC
- a CDS encoding tetratricopeptide repeat protein, which translates into the protein MSDPVRSGQSGPLPAAQNSPELLESAPPAPPLTLGALVRAGEWGRAAQVARAQQMDVDVQEALELLTGFQEQIRARRYSKARGTLDGYREALGRAPVQAPEREVVRLAAPPELLETALAGLDGLQKETDPAALATGLAPALSHPLTRAEALNMQGILSALLGDADQGRMRLEEALQADPRHYRALTNLGNLDLEAGDLVSAEKRYREVIDLNPDYDGGHHNLGVALRRQGKVSESVAAIRRGQRLSVRRSQEDTRADMKEQFTRSPVLRNMRWVFLVVLVLAVVLLMRSAGG
- the rsmA gene encoding 16S rRNA (adenine(1518)-N(6)/adenine(1519)-N(6))-dimethyltransferase RsmA; amino-acid sequence: MTLPDPASSTTDPAAETKEAPLYSPARVRELLNRHGLKPTKSLGQNFLIDGNILRAIAEAGGAQPGAHILEVGPGLGVLTREIASRGAHVTALEKDERLRPALAETLAGLDVELVWGDALDFDYASLPEGTRVIANLPYYITGVLLSRFMHAPGIVSATVLVQKEVGQRLAARPGEDAYGFLSALAALHGSVRHVRDVPKGAFLPAPDVTSSVIRLDFDRSRPAPEAALLKFVEGALHHRRKTLRNNLRMIGHEGAAIDAALGTVGLRPDVRAEDVPLSGLEGVARHLGVVR
- a CDS encoding carbohydrate kinase family protein → MKFYVIGDVTVDHLYHLDRLPAPGEEVAPLRASMEPGGAGGTISVTLARLGHTVTLAARVGADPFAEYALSHVRQTGVSESAIQRDPEVLTSTITVMQTATGQRAMISDGAANRLLDPAKLKKKDVEGADALIVSAYSLTEGPQREYASKAIDLARGAKSPVPVFIDLGAGAVNRAGTSLLGSVIQADYLMLNQHELLALTGTNSISAALAQLGSQGAQRVIVKVGKMGSIVWTPTETELVDAVALEENLVDSTGAGDTFTGAFAHAVMTGASLAEAARAANAAGALSVTSFGAQERPITPADLAQVLKK
- a CDS encoding class I SAM-dependent methyltransferase; translated protein: MNYDQFADLYDHQYDLYRDDLHFYAGVAQRAGGKVLEVGAGTGRVTTFLARKGVDVVGLEPSARMIERARNRAAHDGLQSQFVQGDVRTFRLDEQFSLLIAPFNALMHLYTPNEQLQALENLRAHAAPGTPFVFDLYVPRFGKMNTLRHEGETFHAPDGSRRDVFLVQRHDKARQHITTEYHVDTTQPDGCLTRQHYTLTQRYYTRYEVEWLLRFAGFESPKVTGSFQGGPLDTHSEVMVFQSRVM
- a CDS encoding polysaccharide deacetylase family protein, with the translated sequence MSGVLLLYVGLPYLLVQLAGAGLIREGRRERRELALTFDDGPDPLTTPAVLDALHDAQAQATFFVMADRAEAYPELTRRMLDEGHEVAAHAARHVHAWLRAPWDAFLDPGRAARRIAAITGQPVRFHRPPHGAYTLATVLGQRAAGLTGAHWSVEARDWDPARTPAGVTDRVLAQVTPGAVVVLHDAGPGVQTTVMALPVLLKQLRARGYRCVPLRELDGAVPLDAVGLRRRLFITLDAAFDRLHRVQPTEGRADNLFRTGRVGFPLQGIRHADGTLIEQGTPAAEFHVNNPLLVDLGLRRSVRLAREDFRAVARDLQTRPDLQGTEVVFCLSALSSLLAALGFETVELPPADTRRLQRWANMLRRGYGSVPGAPQPKLSILSRKAFLARYGD
- a CDS encoding MGDG synthase family glycosyltransferase, with product MTRPEKPDLPGPLRTLFVTASIGSGHHQAQLAVQQALQERGVPLETRQGDAVAYLGPTERIWTVDLYAFELRYAPWLYAWFYHGTDHDRPFSLIVSFCRWVGLRGMQRDLEQTRPELVVSSYWSSVPLADTVRRRTGQSFVNALVVTDYRAHRHWIRPEAELTMVASDETARQMVARGADPAKVVVTGIPIHARFRGLIGADKAALRAKHGLRSDVPLLLVSGGGNGDYRALGPLLAELSNLGRRVQVLLLAGARGRGVKQSGGATIHHLGHTTDFPELLAASDLVVGKAGGLTVAEATALGVPMVVFGPIPGQEEHNADFLERHDAGVWVRERRDLRGTVLRALDAEEHERMSRCARAVGRPDAADRVAAALLRHLGRA
- a CDS encoding LptF/LptG family permease gives rise to the protein MTRLTRYVTAELIPPLLAGIMLFTAVLSFGYFFISSQWLAGVPLGLVGRWIAYQVPDTLVKVFPMAIVLMTVVAFGRMSTERELVAVQSGGIGLGRVARPVGLVAGIVTALALWLSLWIAPKANVETRGLYWDALTGAGLSQLVGKTVDLGGGLTLALGAYDAKSRELHRVRVEKWSADAPRQATLIFADKGTFENNELALSGYQVYTVDYEAAAQLTRVPENNPLAFREAVQNVFPSVVIPEKTTDTLKVDTGLSRKQTLAQYADAIGADSEGWPELITALTAPGVKASERQAARVNLNRKLALPFANLVLALSALPFALRFGRTLGVSLGIALLIAVAYYLLFFVGLTVASAMPALPEVGVWLANIVFALAGLWMLRRA